In the genome of Hippoglossus hippoglossus isolate fHipHip1 chromosome 9, fHipHip1.pri, whole genome shotgun sequence, the window TTTTAATCCTATGTCAGTTTGCAAGTTTTCTGAGCTTTTTACTTCTGCCTCTTTGACTGCTTTAaattcacacacagaggagctggTCTCCCTTTTTAATCACACCTGCCAGACGGTCCTGGACCTGGTTAAATGAAACCAACCAGGCATTAAAAAGACCCCCTCTCATTTTACAGACTCCTCACAAGAGaggtttttaaatgcttttacagacagagtgactgacATTAGGCAACAAATCTTTCCTCCTGACAGCATTTTAAATGCCAAGAGGGACATTCATACTTATTTTAGTAAATTTGAACCTGtttactgatcacttttaaagcacGCCAGGGTCTAGCCCCAAGCTACATCACATAATTATGGACCCCTTATGTGCCTGCACTcagccttagatcctcaggtAAAGCGCTGCTTGCTGTTCCAAAGTCGAGGCTGAAAACTAAAGGTGACCGTGCCTTTTCCATCAGGGCCCTTCAGCTTTGGAACGGCctacctgaggagataaggctcgcagagtcagtgacttcttttaaatcacttcttaaaacccatttagatatatatacttgctttcatgtgatgttgtgttgttactgtgattttatcgttttctttccaccttttattttacttgttcacgtatacatttttttcatttttactgcttttaagtgttgaagtttttatttacttttcttgctttgttgtcaaatcactttgtaaactcttttgaaaagtgctatataatttaagtttattattattatttattatgttacaCCAGGTAGTCACTGACAACACTTTAGTCTCTGAGCTTGAACTAGTTTTCTGACAGAGTATCAGCAGAGCAAAACACTGAATCCACTTCCCCTGGAAAAAAGAAGatattaaacatttcattttcagtgccTTGAATATTGTTTTGTCTGCTGTGGACAGACAGTGGTTATAACCTCATGCTTTCAGAAAATTGTTAAAGAGGCTCGTCGACTTCTGctagatttgttttttatgacAGTTTTTATACTGCACCTGATTTTTGTGTCTCAGGGCTGccaactgtgtgttttctttattggaTATTTGAACGTCTCTGCTGCTATGACAAATTCATCGTCCCTCAGGGATTAATAAAGCACTATAGCTATTTCtcactctcagacacacacacacacacacacacgtctctctatagttgtgaggacactcattgacgtaatgcattccctagccccttaccctcaccttaaccatcacaactaaatgcctaacctaaacataattctaaccctaaaaccaagtcttaaccttcaaacagcccattgaatttgtgaggaccagccaaaatgtccttacACCATTATGTCCTCACAATGGgggtattgaaccaaaattggccctcataactatagacaTGCacgtgtgcgcacacacacaggcccacaGGACCCCTGTGCCCTGTAGGCCTGTTCAGTGATTTGAACGTGTACCTAGGTCATGTTAATATATTACTAACTAACTTGCTTGGAATTGCAAAGTGTTGATTTACGTCAATAAATGAATGTACTTCATAAGTAGTAGTGGTTAGGATGGTCATTTTAAACACCAGCAGTggattttatgattttgtttttttacacactcCTGAGCCTTCACTTTCCATATGTCTGCCAGGTATCTTAATGTAAAGAGGATAAAACGTTGGCTGGACCATAATGGCGTCTTACTTTGATGAACACGACTGTGAGCCCACCAACCCTGAGGAACAATATCGGCAGAACGCTCTACTTGAATTGGCCAGGTGAGTGTAAACACACGTCAGACTCGTAGTGATGCTGTACGACATTGTTGGTGTCCAGTGCTCTGACCTACCGTTGATCTTTATCTTCAGGTCTTTAATGCAGGGATTAGACTTACTTGACTCAGGAGCGTTCGACTTGTCAGACTGGGATCAACGTCTTCCCCCTCCAGCTGCCAAGACCGCTGTTCAGACCCTCACCGTGGTCGTCATTTCTCCAGAGCAAGCAGGTGACAGACGTGCACTCCAGTggaattaaatgtgttttacaatCAGGGTTATGACCCAAAGTGGAATAAAGTTATGCTAACAGAGACAGATATCAGGCTTACACTCTGAGGGAATGCAAAAAACAGTTTGTTCCCCCCTCAGAGCTGGTTTTCAAGCCTCTACTGgattaataatatttttcagGATTTAATCgagcttttttaaatttctcaCAGACAAAGGTCTGAAGTGTCCAGTTTGTTTGCTGGAGTTTGAGGAACAAGAAACAGTTCGAGAAATGCCCTGCAAACACCTTTTCCACGCAGGATGTATACTGCCCTGGCTGGGCAAGGTAAAGCATGTGAACTTAttcttcacatttcacatcAGATATTATACAGAAATGTGACGGTACCCAGTTAAAATCGCTTATTCCTTgatctgcttttttttgtgtcttttcaaaTCGTAGACTAACTCCTGTCCGCTCTGTCGACTTGAATTACCAACTGACAATCCAGAGtatgaagagtttaaaaaagaCAAGGTGAGTGTAATTATGCATTTGATGGTGCAACCGATCC includes:
- the rnf181 gene encoding E3 ubiquitin-protein ligase RNF181 codes for the protein MASYFDEHDCEPTNPEEQYRQNALLELARSLMQGLDLLDSGAFDLSDWDQRLPPPAAKTAVQTLTVVVISPEQADKGLKCPVCLLEFEEQETVREMPCKHLFHAGCILPWLGKTNSCPLCRLELPTDNPEYEEFKKDKERRKQRENRLEDLHGAMYT